From Desulfobulbaceae bacterium, one genomic window encodes:
- a CDS encoding carboxypeptidase regulatory-like domain-containing protein yields MKKLAFIALVSLLFVFLTNASAGIPGFMKARMGTLKGQVFVDDKPLADAIVSFFDTKGGPPPAIGSARRVPDMVTRTDSQGWFTAQLLPGNFYVGAMVRAVGLGPGPPRAGEEFFFVRNSEGRLRSVAVITKQVVEIGRLDGVPPGKFKEFDDFIVITGKITDENGQPRSGVMVTLKESMSAARPKFVSERTGDDGLYELKVPPGQYYVLARESLQGGRPRTGSFIGTYGKTAPVGDASPLNAGGKSGGAPPGIGTQGGGGEAISVIGKKGEVLSGVDIQLFRIPDPEETRKKFEDEARARTPETTK; encoded by the coding sequence ATGAAAAAGTTGGCATTTATAGCTCTGGTTAGCTTACTGTTTGTTTTTTTGACCAATGCTTCTGCCGGAATTCCAGGTTTTATGAAAGCCAGGATGGGAACGCTGAAAGGGCAGGTTTTTGTCGATGACAAACCTCTTGCTGACGCTATTGTCTCTTTTTTTGATACGAAGGGTGGCCCGCCTCCAGCGATAGGCAGTGCCAGGCGCGTACCTGATATGGTCACTCGCACAGATTCCCAGGGATGGTTCACCGCACAGTTGTTGCCCGGGAACTTCTACGTTGGTGCTATGGTAAGGGCTGTGGGGTTAGGGCCGGGGCCGCCTCGGGCAGGTGAAGAGTTTTTCTTTGTCAGGAACAGTGAGGGACGATTACGTTCTGTTGCAGTGATCACCAAGCAGGTTGTAGAGATTGGCAGACTTGATGGTGTGCCTCCTGGCAAATTTAAGGAGTTTGATGACTTTATAGTGATTACGGGAAAGATTACTGACGAGAATGGTCAGCCTAGGTCAGGTGTTATGGTTACCTTGAAAGAAAGTATGTCGGCGGCACGACCAAAGTTTGTTTCTGAACGAACCGGTGACGATGGTCTCTACGAATTGAAAGTGCCGCCGGGACAATACTATGTGCTGGCTCGTGAATCGTTGCAGGGTGGGCGTCCCAGGACGGGTTCTTTTATCGGCACTTACGGGAAAACTGCCCCGGTTGGTGATGCTTCCCCCTTAAATGCGGGCGGTAAATCAGGTGGTGCTCCCCCAGGAATTGGTACACAAGGTGGAGGCGGCGAAGCGATCTCCGTGATTGGCAAGAAAGGTGAGGTGCTTTCTGGCGTTGATATTCAACTGTTTCGTATTCCAGACCCGGAAGAAACGCGCAAGAAATTTGAGGATGAGGCTCGGGCTAGGACACCCGAAACGACTAAGTGA
- a CDS encoding right-handed parallel beta-helix repeat-containing protein, translated as MFTIRKYFFFICLFCLTSADAYASIITEDTNWTGVIDIVEDLFVPAGVTLTISPGTVVNVQPSENTRIDPEFLSHQTEILVRGTLIIKGHTDNLVRFALNGDVDVERWAGIIVDGGRAIIENTSIAEAETGLHLIDGSAVLSRVTVSGNRYGLIAQGQGAVIELKNSVVRANDYGVLAFNGGEVITADSVINDNVKRDNFAAKAQHVKVTPVVYELPERALSQTYSNETLVGNTTWRGRIRVQGQVRVPPEGRLLIMPGTVVEFTFKDTNGDGIGENGILVQGGFVAKGTSEKPIIFRAAEKDAKRGAWDSINILGSDQTKNLIEFCQIEQGYRGMHFHFANVAVTNSVMRHNYRGMQFQESLVEIRDNHFYRNTSAIQARDSEVVFRNNTIYENFNGANLFRMNVVAQNNVFANNQGDGLRIREGAATVENNSMSGNRYGLLVADALFGKFNSNLMSANLEFGLALRNTESIDIRHNAIVNNGLHGLIVRDSRGEIQGNMITGNGERGIGVLSFTGSIRGNVITANGLYGIGLETAETIDAVGNWWGDSDLEKKIYDQADDAALGKVLLEPVLQTPIEFVWPVALVPTDISWYGTVRVLDRVTVPLDVTLSVMAGSVVEFGDSVGMDVYGAIQGKGLVDKRISFTSIAKKGANDWDEISLDRALGSFFENCDFSYATWGVHSHYTNLIVNQCQFVSNDGGMRFRSGPVTIKNSVFQKNRIGMRAYLAFGDISHNIVTNNEMGIYIREKGDGLTISQNNIYANDRYNMRLGDFNKSDVDARNNWWGGISVLDTVFDRNREPYIGNVLFDPVLEQPITLDWTPIQ; from the coding sequence ATGTTTACTATCCGCAAATATTTTTTTTTCATCTGTCTATTCTGTCTGACCAGTGCAGATGCCTATGCCAGCATAATAACTGAAGATACAAATTGGACAGGGGTTATTGATATAGTAGAAGATCTCTTTGTTCCTGCTGGCGTAACTCTGACAATTTCTCCTGGTACAGTTGTCAACGTGCAGCCGTCCGAAAATACCCGCATTGATCCTGAATTCCTCTCCCATCAAACAGAGATTCTTGTGCGTGGCACATTAATTATCAAAGGTCATACGGATAACCTTGTCCGATTTGCGCTTAACGGAGATGTCGATGTTGAGCGTTGGGCCGGCATAATCGTTGATGGTGGCAGGGCCATAATCGAAAATACCAGTATTGCCGAAGCTGAAACGGGCCTGCACTTGATTGATGGCAGTGCAGTTCTTTCCAGGGTCACGGTCTCGGGGAACCGCTATGGCTTGATCGCCCAGGGACAAGGGGCGGTTATAGAACTGAAAAATTCTGTGGTTAGGGCAAATGACTATGGGGTGCTGGCCTTTAATGGCGGTGAAGTAATTACTGCCGACTCCGTTATCAATGATAATGTTAAGCGTGACAACTTCGCTGCAAAAGCACAGCATGTGAAAGTCACGCCGGTTGTTTATGAATTGCCGGAGAGAGCCCTGAGCCAGACCTACAGTAATGAAACCCTGGTCGGCAACACAACCTGGCGGGGGCGGATACGTGTGCAGGGCCAGGTGAGAGTGCCCCCTGAGGGACGCCTGCTAATTATGCCGGGAACCGTTGTTGAGTTTACCTTCAAAGATACCAACGGCGATGGCATTGGCGAGAACGGAATTCTGGTGCAGGGTGGTTTTGTTGCCAAGGGTACCAGCGAGAAGCCGATCATCTTTCGGGCCGCAGAAAAAGATGCCAAAAGGGGTGCTTGGGACTCCATTAATATTCTGGGAAGTGATCAGACAAAAAATTTAATTGAGTTCTGCCAGATCGAGCAGGGCTACAGGGGAATGCACTTTCATTTTGCCAACGTGGCTGTGACCAACTCTGTTATGCGGCATAATTATCGGGGCATGCAGTTCCAGGAGTCGTTGGTCGAGATTCGAGATAACCATTTCTACCGTAATACGAGCGCGATTCAAGCGAGAGACTCGGAAGTGGTTTTTAGGAATAATACGATTTATGAAAATTTCAATGGAGCCAATCTTTTCAGGATGAATGTGGTGGCGCAAAACAATGTTTTTGCCAACAATCAAGGCGATGGCTTGCGGATACGTGAAGGGGCTGCAACGGTGGAAAACAATAGTATGTCGGGCAATCGTTATGGTCTGCTGGTTGCTGATGCCCTGTTTGGAAAATTTAACAGCAATCTGATGAGTGCAAACCTTGAGTTCGGTCTGGCCCTGCGCAATACAGAGAGTATTGATATCCGCCATAACGCCATCGTTAATAATGGCCTGCATGGCCTGATTGTCAGGGATTCCCGGGGCGAAATTCAGGGCAACATGATCACCGGCAATGGCGAGCGCGGTATTGGGGTATTATCGTTTACCGGCAGTATCAGGGGGAATGTCATAACCGCAAACGGGCTCTACGGCATTGGCCTTGAAACAGCAGAGACAATTGACGCTGTTGGCAACTGGTGGGGTGATTCAGACCTTGAAAAGAAGATATACGATCAGGCTGACGATGCGGCGCTCGGTAAAGTTTTACTTGAGCCTGTGCTGCAAACTCCGATTGAGTTTGTCTGGCCGGTTGCTTTGGTGCCCACTGATATCTCTTGGTATGGTACTGTTCGGGTTCTTGATCGGGTCACGGTGCCGCTTGATGTTACCTTGTCCGTTATGGCTGGCTCGGTGGTCGAGTTTGGCGACTCTGTTGGCATGGATGTCTATGGCGCGATTCAGGGTAAGGGGCTTGTTGATAAGCGGATCAGCTTTACCTCGATAGCCAAAAAAGGTGCCAACGACTGGGACGAGATAAGTCTGGATCGTGCACTTGGCAGTTTTTTCGAAAATTGTGATTTTTCCTATGCAACCTGGGGAGTTCACAGTCACTATACGAATTTGATTGTTAATCAATGTCAGTTTGTCAGTAACGATGGGGGGATGCGTTTCAGGAGCGGGCCTGTAACCATAAAAAATTCGGTATTTCAAAAAAATCGAATCGGCATGCGGGCCTATCTGGCCTTTGGGGATATCTCCCATAACATTGTGACGAACAATGAGATGGGTATCTATATCCGAGAGAAAGGCGACGGATTGACTATTTCACAGAATAATATCTATGCCAATGACCGCTACAATATGCGTCTGGGTGATTTCAATAAATCCGATGTTGATGCCCGCAATAACTGGTGGGGTGGGATTTCTGTGCTTGATACGGTTTTTGATCGGAATCGTGAACCGTATATTGGCAATGTGCTCTTTGATCCGGTGCTCGAGCAGCCGATAACGCTTGACTGGACGCCAATACAATGA
- a CDS encoding carboxypeptidase regulatory-like domain-containing protein, with protein sequence MKTSKLILIDILCCIAFLTLVGGVALAAGSTFTFSGEISDVEGAVVSGAEVSFYKTSNVKRPADFVSNRTGAEGKYQVVLPEGVYWAFATLRRDGRKFGPLGLEDKHSGTPVEVEIGPDEELLMDFVVMDLREATKKIQKKNDTLVRVSGRILDQKGSPVVMAYAMADTVKRFKEIPRYLSAWTDETGQYLLFLPKGRYYLGVLTGFPPDADYSLTQELLVDDDRSGLDVILSDELVKSRDVAPR encoded by the coding sequence ATGAAAACATCAAAACTCATCTTGATAGATATCTTGTGCTGTATCGCTTTTTTGACTCTGGTGGGTGGTGTTGCACTGGCCGCTGGTTCAACCTTCACATTTTCCGGAGAAATTTCTGATGTTGAGGGGGCTGTTGTTTCGGGGGCGGAGGTTTCATTTTATAAGACAAGTAATGTTAAGCGACCGGCCGATTTTGTTTCGAACCGAACTGGTGCAGAGGGTAAATACCAGGTAGTGCTTCCCGAGGGAGTGTACTGGGCTTTTGCCACCCTGCGCAGAGATGGTCGGAAATTCGGCCCATTAGGGCTTGAGGATAAACATTCAGGAACTCCGGTAGAGGTTGAGATTGGCCCTGATGAAGAGTTGTTAATGGACTTTGTGGTTATGGATCTTCGTGAGGCCACCAAAAAGATCCAGAAGAAAAACGATACACTGGTGCGTGTTTCAGGGCGAATTCTGGATCAAAAAGGGAGTCCTGTGGTAATGGCTTATGCTATGGCCGACACGGTTAAGCGGTTCAAAGAGATTCCCAGGTATCTTTCTGCCTGGACAGATGAGACGGGTCAGTACCTGCTTTTTTTGCCGAAGGGGAGATATTATTTGGGTGTGTTGACTGGCTTTCCGCCGGATGCTGATTATAGTCTAACTCAAGAATTGTTAGTCGACGATGACCGGTCAGGGTTGGATGTTATCCTGTCTGATGAACTCGTAAAAAGTCGAGATGTCGCGCCAAGATGA
- a CDS encoding YedE-related selenium metabolism membrane protein gives MKKRNFVIMGAIMGVGSFVLSYFGNPANTGVCVSCFMENVSGAIGLHDNVRMQYLRPEILGIVLGAFAWSVYRKDFVTTGGSSPLLRFMVGVLLIIGCSVFIGCPVKMVLRIAAGDVGALVGVVGLIAGIYIGLEFVENGFQLGKPTETPKASGYVIPAFMLFLLILGVMKAPFIGFSEKGGGAMHAPFLLSLGLGLLIGGWAQHTQFCVTGGIARVFLWGPREIMNCPRSTGLLVSLASFFVFALVTSLLTGQFSFGLYGQPSSNESYGWAFLGMLLVGFGSVLIRGCPLRQLVSAGQGDTDAGVTVFGMLVGAAFVQNWGLGGNSSGTPVTAQVAILFGLLLLFIVGMVNRKRGYGIAPEYQLGLD, from the coding sequence ATGAAAAAACGTAATTTTGTAATTATGGGGGCAATAATGGGGGTAGGGTCCTTTGTCTTGTCCTACTTCGGTAATCCGGCCAATACGGGGGTTTGTGTCTCTTGTTTCATGGAAAATGTCTCTGGTGCCATAGGGCTGCATGATAACGTCAGAATGCAGTATTTACGACCGGAGATTCTGGGTATTGTGCTTGGGGCCTTCGCCTGGTCGGTGTATCGAAAAGATTTCGTAACTACCGGAGGCAGTTCTCCCCTCCTACGTTTTATGGTTGGCGTGTTGCTCATTATTGGCTGTTCGGTATTTATTGGCTGTCCGGTAAAAATGGTGTTGAGGATTGCCGCTGGTGACGTGGGTGCCCTGGTCGGGGTTGTTGGCCTGATTGCTGGAATTTATATCGGCCTTGAGTTTGTAGAAAATGGTTTTCAGTTGGGTAAACCAACAGAGACGCCAAAAGCCAGCGGCTATGTGATACCCGCATTCATGCTATTTCTCTTGATTCTGGGCGTAATGAAGGCCCCCTTTATTGGTTTTAGTGAAAAAGGCGGTGGGGCGATGCATGCACCGTTTCTTCTTTCGCTTGGGCTTGGTCTGTTGATCGGTGGATGGGCCCAGCATACTCAGTTTTGTGTGACGGGGGGCATCGCCAGGGTTTTCTTGTGGGGGCCTCGAGAGATTATGAACTGCCCGCGCTCAACAGGGCTTTTGGTCAGCCTGGCATCATTTTTCGTTTTTGCCCTGGTAACAAGCCTTCTGACCGGGCAGTTTTCTTTCGGTCTGTACGGCCAGCCGAGTTCCAACGAAAGTTATGGCTGGGCCTTTCTAGGTATGCTGCTGGTTGGTTTTGGCTCGGTATTGATCAGGGGCTGTCCGTTGCGTCAACTCGTCTCGGCCGGGCAGGGTGATACTGATGCGGGAGTGACGGTCTTCGGCATGTTGGTTGGTGCGGCATTTGTGCAGAACTGGGGGCTGGGCGGCAACTCTTCCGGTACGCCAGTCACGGCCCAGGTTGCCATCTTATTTGGCCTTCTCTTACTGTTTATTGTCGGTATGGTGAATAGAAAGAGAGGTTATGGTATTGCGCCCGAGTATCAACTGGGGCTGGATTGA
- a CDS encoding right-handed parallel beta-helix repeat-containing protein, whose translation MHYLAVLITVVSLALTGCEQKQQVVELGMSTLEKDTTWEGTVIINGDVYVPPGVTLTIKPGTTVKFKRIDETSDQNMFGIVSPYYPEAELIIRGKIIAKGTSKEAIVFTSKEIDARPKDWGAVNLLGSEGNIFDYCKMLFAYNGIHGHGAEAVITNSEFAKNGVGVSFKMEEETLDAPWFGKISVMKITHSKFFNNKGAIGLRNSKGEISHNLIEDNKFFGIFPKEKAEATISYNQITGNKKGIYLYQAQKVIIEHNNIYDNVDYNVAVAEAQDFEVIIPNNWFGTINEKNIDEKIFDKKDDGDLGEVLYKPFLKKRVAWE comes from the coding sequence ATGCATTATTTAGCAGTATTGATCACTGTTGTAAGTCTCGCATTAACTGGTTGTGAACAGAAACAGCAAGTTGTCGAGCTGGGCATGTCTACCCTCGAAAAAGACACCACGTGGGAAGGGACTGTAATCATCAATGGTGATGTCTATGTGCCGCCCGGAGTGACGCTGACAATCAAACCGGGCACGACAGTTAAATTTAAACGTATCGATGAGACCTCTGATCAGAATATGTTCGGCATTGTCTCGCCGTACTACCCGGAAGCGGAACTGATTATTCGCGGTAAAATTATCGCCAAGGGCACTAGCAAGGAGGCTATTGTCTTCACTTCAAAGGAGATTGACGCGCGACCTAAGGACTGGGGGGCTGTTAATCTTCTCGGCAGTGAAGGTAATATCTTTGACTACTGCAAGATGCTCTTTGCTTATAACGGAATTCATGGACACGGCGCTGAGGCGGTTATTACTAACAGTGAATTTGCTAAGAACGGGGTTGGCGTCAGTTTTAAGATGGAGGAAGAAACCCTGGATGCCCCATGGTTTGGTAAGATATCTGTGATGAAGATTACCCACAGCAAGTTTTTTAATAATAAAGGCGCGATTGGTTTGAGAAACTCGAAGGGTGAAATTTCGCACAACTTGATTGAAGATAATAAGTTTTTTGGCATTTTCCCTAAGGAAAAGGCTGAGGCGACCATCTCGTACAATCAGATCACAGGAAATAAAAAGGGTATATATCTCTATCAGGCCCAAAAAGTAATAATTGAGCATAATAATATTTATGACAATGTCGATTACAATGTTGCTGTAGCGGAGGCCCAGGATTTTGAGGTTATTATTCCCAATAACTGGTTTGGCACAATTAATGAGAAAAATATAGATGAGAAGATCTTTGACAAGAAAGATGACGGTGATTTAGGCGAAGTACTTTATAAACCATTTCTTAAGAAGAGAGTTGCCTGGGAGTAG
- a CDS encoding MFS transporter → MTDEQKVVWLASCSHFITHGFMTLFPAVMVVIAAENSMSFMTIGIIAGVGYFLYGLGAFPAGYLADRYGSKRLLTVGVIGMSIASALVGLSIGTWTFALSYSLLGLFASIHHPAGLSFIARRVSERKGKALGVHGVMGNVGLFMTPLFSAFCVWYFQSWRSAYLLFCLVGLVFAVLLYVANIPGEANLSLRALFGRHRTGGGKKIDDEGEASALPEYDRPVSFLPIALLLIFAGSILSGFIFRGSLTFLPALLRGEIHFITNHDEPVVIAGYMTTAVLSFGLFGAWFGGYINDKLKHPEFFTAGVLLCVAPILYFMSRYTDTRLIVICSLFSLIYYAWQPAQNYLIAKYSKKASHGKWFGVNFFLLFGIGSIATSIGGFVADEYGVDRFYWIMALISAVASLAAFAVFFVRRHRLVYSLRMEKDSL, encoded by the coding sequence ATGACAGATGAACAAAAAGTTGTCTGGCTTGCCAGCTGTTCGCATTTCATTACCCATGGTTTTATGACGCTGTTCCCGGCGGTCATGGTTGTAATTGCGGCTGAAAACTCCATGTCCTTCATGACGATTGGCATTATTGCCGGTGTAGGCTATTTTCTTTACGGCCTTGGGGCCTTTCCGGCGGGTTATCTGGCAGATCGCTATGGTTCAAAGCGCCTGTTGACTGTTGGGGTGATTGGTATGTCGATTGCCTCAGCACTTGTGGGTTTGTCTATTGGCACCTGGACCTTTGCCTTGTCCTATTCGCTGTTGGGCCTATTTGCCAGCATACATCATCCGGCAGGACTTTCGTTTATTGCCAGGAGGGTAAGTGAGCGCAAGGGGAAGGCCCTTGGTGTTCATGGGGTTATGGGCAATGTCGGGTTGTTTATGACGCCGTTGTTTAGTGCTTTTTGTGTCTGGTACTTTCAGAGCTGGCGCTCAGCGTACCTTCTTTTTTGTCTGGTTGGGCTGGTGTTTGCGGTTTTGCTCTATGTCGCCAATATACCCGGTGAGGCTAACTTGTCTTTGCGTGCTCTGTTTGGGCGGCATAGGACTGGTGGTGGTAAAAAAATAGACGACGAAGGAGAGGCTTCAGCATTGCCGGAATACGACAGGCCTGTTTCTTTTTTGCCGATAGCACTTTTACTGATTTTTGCAGGAAGTATTTTATCCGGTTTTATCTTTCGAGGTTCGTTGACCTTTTTGCCGGCCTTGCTGCGGGGAGAGATTCATTTTATTACTAACCATGATGAGCCAGTTGTTATAGCCGGTTATATGACAACCGCCGTACTGTCATTTGGATTATTTGGCGCTTGGTTCGGAGGCTACATTAACGACAAGCTCAAGCACCCGGAATTTTTTACTGCTGGTGTGCTTTTGTGTGTTGCCCCGATTTTGTATTTTATGAGTCGGTATACTGACACGCGGTTGATCGTAATCTGCTCGTTGTTCAGCCTTATTTACTACGCCTGGCAGCCGGCTCAAAATTATCTGATCGCTAAATATTCAAAAAAAGCGTCCCATGGGAAGTGGTTTGGTGTTAACTTTTTTCTGCTTTTCGGAATTGGTTCCATTGCCACATCTATTGGCGGTTTTGTGGCAGATGAATATGGCGTTGACCGGTTTTATTGGATTATGGCCCTTATTTCGGCGGTAGCCTCTCTTGCTGCTTTTGCAGTTTTCTTTGTAAGAAGACACCGGCTGGTGTACTCCCTTCGTATGGAAAAAGACTCTTTGTAG
- a CDS encoding RsbRD N-terminal domain-containing protein has protein sequence MNFKEQLKQNLLAIEQKWIDSVLATYSSDGARFFKKEKDQFANPLGFNVRKGLEKTLGLLVNDQLDELPTEMEQLVKLRAVQTFGPSEAVGFVFFLKKIVIEECGLQCIAECATEWSAFEGRVDDLAMRIFDLYMKDRELISQIRVNEYRSGNHIMAGARCPSAMTRKSKEEKIELKVIQDS, from the coding sequence ATGAACTTTAAAGAACAACTAAAACAAAATTTATTGGCCATTGAACAGAAATGGATTGATAGTGTTTTGGCGACATACTCAAGTGATGGCGCCAGGTTCTTTAAGAAAGAGAAAGACCAGTTTGCGAATCCTCTGGGTTTTAACGTCAGAAAGGGGCTTGAAAAAACTCTAGGTCTGCTTGTCAATGACCAACTGGACGAACTGCCGACAGAGATGGAGCAGCTTGTTAAGCTCCGGGCCGTACAGACCTTTGGGCCATCTGAAGCTGTAGGATTTGTGTTTTTCCTAAAAAAAATTGTTATTGAAGAATGTGGACTGCAATGTATTGCCGAGTGCGCAACGGAGTGGAGTGCATTTGAGGGTCGAGTTGATGATTTGGCCATGCGGATTTTTGATCTTTATATGAAAGATAGAGAGCTTATTTCTCAGATAAGGGTCAATGAATATCGTTCTGGAAATCATATTATGGCTGGGGCACGTTGTCCGTCAGCTATGACGAGGAAAAGTAAAGAAGAGAAAATCGAGCTTAAAGTTATTCAGGATAGTTAG
- the dsrM gene encoding sulfate reduction electron transfer complex DsrMKJOP subunit DsrM encodes MKILYPFVAVIGLMLFAFLGVQVGMDSLFGIVIPYLAFLIFIGGFINKVVGWAKSPVPFRIPTTCGQGQSLPWIKQAKIDDPSTTLGVVQRMALEVLLFRSLFRNTQADVYDGPKLRYGSSKYLWLFALMFHYSFAVIVIRHMRLFTDPMPFFVPILEFFDGILQIGAPTLYQSDLVLLGALTLLFLRRIILANVRYISLPADYFPLFLIFAIASTGILMRYFVRVDVINIKQLAVGLASFSPVLADDIGSLFYIHIFLVSTLIAYIPFSKLMHMGGIFMSPTRNLANNSRMVRHINPWNDPSIKPHSYAGYEDDFRDVMAEAGLPLEKELPPEEPVAEEEQGKATETPAE; translated from the coding sequence ATGAAAATCTTGTATCCCTTCGTCGCAGTTATTGGTCTTATGTTGTTCGCCTTCCTTGGAGTTCAGGTAGGCATGGATTCGCTGTTCGGGATTGTCATACCCTATTTGGCATTTCTGATTTTTATCGGCGGTTTCATTAACAAGGTTGTTGGCTGGGCAAAGTCGCCGGTGCCTTTCAGGATCCCCACCACATGTGGTCAGGGGCAATCGTTGCCCTGGATTAAGCAGGCGAAGATTGATGATCCGTCAACCACACTTGGTGTTGTGCAGCGAATGGCACTTGAGGTGTTGCTCTTCAGGTCCCTTTTTAGAAACACCCAGGCAGATGTTTATGACGGCCCTAAGTTGCGCTATGGATCGAGCAAATACCTCTGGCTGTTTGCTTTGATGTTCCATTACTCCTTTGCGGTAATTGTTATTAGGCATATGCGACTGTTTACCGATCCGATGCCATTTTTTGTGCCAATTCTGGAGTTCTTTGATGGTATTCTGCAGATAGGTGCTCCGACCTTGTACCAGTCAGATCTGGTACTGCTTGGGGCCCTTACCCTCCTGTTCCTTCGTCGAATTATTCTTGCCAATGTTCGTTATATATCACTGCCTGCTGATTACTTCCCACTATTCCTGATTTTTGCAATTGCTTCGACAGGAATTTTGATGCGCTATTTTGTCCGGGTCGATGTCATTAATATCAAGCAACTTGCCGTGGGCCTTGCCTCATTTTCACCAGTTCTCGCCGACGATATTGGCTCACTTTTTTATATCCATATTTTTCTGGTAAGTACGTTAATCGCTTACATACCATTCTCGAAGTTGATGCATATGGGCGGTATTTTCATGAGTCCGACCAGGAATTTAGCAAACAACAGCAGGATGGTACGTCATATCAATCCTTGGAATGACCCGTCAATCAAGCCTCATTCCTACGCAGGTTATGAGGATGATTTTAGAGACGTTATGGCGGAGGCAGGACTTCCATTAGAAAAGGAGTTGCCGCCAGAAGAGCCGGTCGCAGAAGAGGAACAGGGAAAAGCAACGGAAACCCCAGCTGAGTAA
- a CDS encoding (Fe-S)-binding protein, which translates to MADMKVDELGVSVARGPSLMTGAVPTKDWQEVPAVFKPGNYCYPAKASMVEYHSKSLPGLFGEPREWDVESDDWKLPENWKEIIINGMKERLDKFRSFKIFMDCCVRCGACADKCHFFLGTGDPKNMPVLRAELLRSVYRNDFTKAGKILGKFAGAREMTFGVLKEWFMYFYQCTECRRCSVFCPYGIDTAEITMMARELLHLVGVGTNWILEPAANSNRTGNHLGLQPHTFKENAEYMLDDIEEVTGVRLKNLNFNRKGAEVLFVIPSADVFADPGIYTFMGYIMMFEHIGLDYTISTYASEGGNFGSFTNNELMKKLNGKMYAEAKRLGVKWILGGECGHMWRVLHQYMDTMNGPADFLEVPKSPITGTVFENAASTKMVHISEFTADLIRHGKLKLDPSRNDNRIVTFHDSCNPSRGMGMLEEPRYILKHVCNNFHEMPENTIRESTFCCGSGTGLNTGEIMELRMRGGLPRANAVKYVKDKHGVNMLSCVCAIDRATLLALMQYWNPNVGVCGISELVGNALIMDGEKERDQDLRFETLPGMEGDADV; encoded by the coding sequence ATGGCAGATATGAAAGTAGATGAATTAGGTGTCAGTGTCGCTCGTGGTCCTTCCTTGATGACCGGGGCGGTTCCGACTAAAGATTGGCAAGAAGTGCCAGCGGTATTCAAGCCAGGGAATTATTGCTATCCCGCTAAAGCGAGTATGGTTGAGTATCACAGCAAAAGTCTCCCCGGTCTTTTTGGTGAACCCCGCGAATGGGATGTCGAGAGCGATGACTGGAAGCTTCCGGAAAATTGGAAGGAAATCATTATTAATGGCATGAAAGAACGATTGGACAAGTTCAGGTCCTTTAAGATCTTCATGGATTGCTGTGTACGTTGTGGGGCCTGCGCCGATAAGTGCCATTTCTTCTTAGGTACAGGAGACCCAAAGAACATGCCGGTACTGCGGGCTGAACTCCTTCGATCAGTTTATCGAAATGATTTCACCAAGGCCGGAAAGATCCTGGGTAAATTTGCCGGGGCTCGAGAGATGACCTTTGGGGTTTTAAAAGAATGGTTTATGTATTTTTACCAATGCACAGAGTGTAGACGATGCTCGGTCTTCTGCCCCTACGGAATTGATACTGCTGAAATAACCATGATGGCCCGTGAATTGCTCCATCTGGTTGGCGTTGGTACAAACTGGATTCTTGAGCCGGCCGCAAACTCGAACCGCACCGGAAATCATCTAGGCCTTCAGCCCCATACATTTAAAGAAAACGCGGAATATATGCTTGACGACATCGAGGAAGTTACCGGTGTTCGTCTCAAAAACCTTAATTTCAACCGAAAGGGCGCAGAGGTACTTTTCGTTATCCCTTCAGCAGATGTTTTTGCTGATCCGGGAATATACACCTTTATGGGTTATATCATGATGTTCGAACATATCGGACTCGATTATACCATTAGTACCTACGCCTCTGAGGGTGGTAACTTTGGTTCTTTTACCAATAATGAGTTGATGAAGAAACTTAATGGTAAAATGTATGCTGAAGCCAAACGCCTTGGGGTCAAGTGGATTCTGGGTGGCGAATGCGGGCATATGTGGCGGGTACTGCATCAGTACATGGACACCATGAACGGCCCTGCTGATTTTCTGGAAGTACCAAAATCACCGATTACCGGAACTGTTTTTGAGAATGCTGCCTCAACTAAGATGGTACACATCAGTGAGTTCACCGCCGACCTGATCAGGCATGGTAAGTTGAAACTTGACCCGAGCAGGAACGATAACCGGATCGTCACCTTTCACGATTCATGCAATCCCTCCAGAGGTATGGGAATGCTTGAGGAACCTCGCTACATCTTAAAACATGTCTGCAACAATTTTCATGAAATGCCTGAAAATACCATCCGGGAATCAACGTTCTGTTGTGGCTCCGGTACCGGCTTGAACACCGGAGAGATCATGGAGCTGCGGATGAGGGGCGGTTTGCCCCGTGCAAATGCGGTCAAATATGTCAAAGATAAGCATGGTGTTAATATGTTATCTTGTGTCTGTGCCATCGACAGGGCAACTTTATTGGCCCTGATGCAGTATTGGAACCCGAATGTTGGAGTGTGTGGTATATCAGAGCTTGTCGGTAATGCTTTGATAATGGATGGTGAAAAAGAGAGAGACCAGGACTTACGTTTTGAAACTCTCCCTGGAATGGAAGGTGACGCCGATGTATGA